The following proteins come from a genomic window of Stanieria sp. NIES-3757:
- a CDS encoding similar to mobilization protein produces the protein MQFISNSKTPLYPPEIVEEVRQFDLEEVAQWLGMERDCHDKKKWRISGCTISIDPERGVFFDHLAQTGGGGAISLVTHVLGCDFVSAMDFLWGKPVDLSPRKPNKNILPKVKELEKLPRCNRRAPDKWKDVKEYLIDRRVLPSYLVDILHQQGKIDADNCSNVMFFRYSITEDFQMGEAVGASLRSISGNLKLLTPGTKRNEGWFFFGIGEGFVHKIFLVESPIDAISLAALRGDSIYGRTIYISVDGAGSIPRAILTQATQKGTTIILALDGDCPGEEMSWRIAKLLPSVLRLRPLLGKDWNEQLLGNRGYAPAKEDWLMFAKALNRDELTRQRINRLVEQTTFSTAGREMFLLDWKAYRKRQNQLWQWYRQARTDGKSAGYLQRIVDIAISFNQQQPIPLSKKAIEAMQKDLTGR, from the coding sequence ATGCAATTCATATCAAACAGTAAAACTCCCCTTTATCCGCCAGAAATAGTTGAAGAGGTACGTCAGTTCGATTTAGAAGAAGTAGCCCAATGGTTGGGAATGGAACGCGATTGTCACGATAAGAAGAAGTGGCGCATTAGTGGCTGTACGATTTCAATCGATCCCGAACGGGGAGTTTTCTTCGACCATCTGGCACAAACTGGGGGTGGTGGTGCAATTAGTTTGGTGACTCACGTTCTTGGGTGCGATTTTGTTAGTGCCATGGATTTTTTATGGGGTAAACCTGTAGATTTATCACCTAGAAAACCTAACAAAAATATTCTACCCAAGGTCAAAGAACTAGAAAAACTACCCAGGTGTAATCGGCGCGCTCCTGACAAATGGAAGGATGTAAAAGAGTATCTAATCGACCGTCGGGTATTACCCAGTTATCTGGTCGATATCCTCCACCAGCAAGGAAAGATCGATGCAGACAATTGCAGTAATGTCATGTTTTTCCGATATTCGATAACCGAAGATTTTCAAATGGGTGAAGCGGTTGGGGCTAGTTTGAGGAGCATATCTGGCAATCTTAAATTACTCACCCCAGGAACTAAGAGGAATGAAGGTTGGTTTTTCTTTGGTATTGGTGAAGGCTTTGTCCACAAGATATTTTTGGTTGAATCTCCCATTGATGCGATTTCACTGGCTGCTTTGAGGGGAGATTCAATCTACGGTAGAACGATTTATATTTCTGTTGACGGGGCGGGGAGTATTCCTCGAGCGATACTTACTCAAGCTACTCAAAAGGGAACAACAATTATCTTGGCGTTAGATGGAGACTGCCCTGGAGAAGAAATGTCCTGGCGAATTGCTAAACTGCTGCCAAGTGTTTTGAGATTGCGACCATTATTAGGAAAGGATTGGAACGAGCAATTATTGGGAAATAGGGGTTATGCTCCAGCTAAAGAAGACTGGTTGATGTTTGCCAAGGCATTAAATAGAGATGAACTGACACGACAGCGAATTAATAGGTTGGTTGAGCAAACTACTTTTTCTACAGCAGGGCGAGAGATGTTTTTGTTGGACTGGAAAGCTTACAGAAAAAGGCAAAATCAATTATGGCAGTGGTATCGTCAAGCTCGGACTGATGGTAAATCTGCGGGATATTTACAGAGAATTGTCGATATTGCAATTTCATTTAATCAACAGCAACCAATACCCTTATCTAAAAAGGCGATTGAAGCGATGCAGAAAGACTTAACTGGGCGATAA